DNA from uncultured Cohaesibacter sp.:
TGGAGGCCCAGGCCGAGGCGGCTCAGTGCGGATCATGTGGCTCAAAACACGATGTGCCCACACTCCACTAGCCGCCAAGACAATCTCAGGCGTGATCAGCCAAGTCCCGGTGGCAAGGTATCGAAGCTGACGACCTCTTCGAGCCTGTCATCCCAGTTAGCCCGCGATGCTGTAAAGATATGGGCGTTCGGCTTGATCTCGACCGGCGTGTTGAGGCACCCGGCGGGCACCAGAACCCGGCCATGTTCTGGCTGCACATTTGGCAAGGGCGAGCCACAGGCCTTGCAGAAGCAGCGACTGTGTCGCGTTCCCGGCACATCATAGTGGACCAGCAACTCCTCTCCCGTCAGCCAGCTGACTTTAGCTGTGGTGCTGAACAGGTTG
Protein-coding regions in this window:
- a CDS encoding GFA family protein, which codes for MTETHEGSCLCGGVTFRIEGSFQGFFLCHCSRCRKATGSAHASNLFSTTAKVSWLTGEELLVHYDVPGTRHSRCFCKACGSPLPNVQPEHGRVLVPAGCLNTPVEIKPNAHIFTASRANWDDRLEEVVSFDTLPPGLG